GATGTATACGTTGTTGTAGACATCTCCGGGTCCTTCGACCAATGGGCCTACCTCGCGGTAGTTCCGACGACAGAACGAGCAGAACGCATTTTTCTTGTTGGTGCTATTATGGCGAGTTCCACCAACATCATTTCCTGCGGGCATGAATTACTCCTTTCGGCTTCGCTTGGAACAGCGTCTGGCGGCGGTCACTGTTGAGGCATCTCTCGTGTTGCTATGCCGGCCAGGCTGTTGTTATTTCCACGTGCTGCTCGACTGGCCATGGCTTATCGAAGCCGTCTGGCCTGGGGGCATCCTTGTCCGCAAAGAGTTCGAGCCGTATTGTCTTCAGCCTTCGGACGATTAGCAGTGGCTACGTCCTCAACTGATACCGCTTCGCATGGGCGAAGAGAGAGTTGCTATCAACTCTCATTTGGTTGGCCTCCCAGGCACCACACCTCGCTCTACGAAACATTGTTTTGGTTTGTGCGAGTAGTTTTCGCAAAAACCGGACAACTTCCCCCTAATCCGTCTTGCTGGCATCTTCGGTAAAAACGATTTCCGTTTCTTCCGAAACCGTTGCAGCAACTTGGATTCGGGCTCGCATGTCCGTTGTTATCTTTCGGAATTCCTCGTCCGATAGCTCACCCCGTGAATGCATTTCGCGGAACTTTGATAGCATCGTATCGGGGTTCTGTTGGTCCTCGTCCGAGTATTCGCGCCATTTTCTCAGAAAGTGAAACGTTAGTGCCAATCCTAGGATGCATACCGCAAGTAGGAATACTGCGAATGCTAACTGTAGGTACTGCTTTTCCATGGGGACTCAGGCTGGCGACTCAACGGGCCACTCCGATGACTGGATACACCGGAAGCGTGGCAAATCTCTTAGATCTTAATTATCCCTCCAAAACGTTCAGGCGTCCAATGATTCGCCCGGAATGCCAAACCCCAAATGGCAAATTGACAACGCCCCCCTGCCCCAGCTAGGTTAAACCTCAACGTATCCATCGATCTCGTAACAAGTTAGAGCTCCCCAGCCATGTCACGCGAAACCACCGTTCAAAATATTGCCAACGTCGGAATTGTTGCCGTGATCCGGGCAGACAACGGAGAAGTCTTAGCCGACGTTACCGAAGCCCTGGTTGCCGGGGGGGTAACGGCCATAGAAGTGACGTTCACCGTTCCTAAAGCCCATAAGGTGCTGGAATACGTCGCCGATCGCTTCGGAGACAAGATTCAATTGGGCGCTGGGACCGTTCTGGACGCCGAAACGGCTCGGATCGCGATTTTGGCTGGGGCCGAGTTCATCGTCGCTCCGATTGTCGATATCCCGACCATTGAGATCAGCCATCGCTACGACAAGGCCATGATGCCCGGCGCACTGACGCCGACAGAAGTCGTCAAAGCCTGGCAAGCTGGTGCGGACGTCGTCAAGATTTTCCCCTCTGATTTAACCGGTCCAGGTTACCTCAAAGCCCTGAAAGGACCGCTGCCTCAAATTCGCATGATGCCCACCGGCGGCGTGAATTTAGATACAGCGAACGCGTTCCTCAAAGCCGGAGCATGTGCGCTCGGCGTGGGGGGCTCGCTTGTCGAGAAATCGGCAATCGCCAGCGGCAACATGGATCGTATCCGCGATCTCGCGAAACAGTACGTCGACATCGTTCAGCAATTCCGGGCCGATTAGTTGTTCCGCCCGTAGCCGAGGGCTAGGATGAAGCAAAACGTGGTAACGTTAGCTCATCTCGCGCGGTTCGCTACTGAATATGACTATCTCTTTCGAATGTCCGCACTGCGGGACCCAAATGAAGGTCCTGGATCGTTACGCTGGCGAAACCGGCCCGTGTGCGGTTTGTGCCAAGACAATCACAATTCCCCCACGGTCCCAATCGTCCGACCCCTCGAACAGTAGCCCTGCACCGCATGACGTCGAGAAAGACACCGCGGGCGTTCCCTTGGGCACACTTGTCGGCTTGTTAGGTGGGTCGGTACTTTGTTTCGCGGTCATCTTTCTCGCGGTGGTCGTGGTCGTTCGCGTTGCCATACCGGCAGCGAATCAGCTTCGACTGACGCGAATGCACGAGAGTTCGCAAGATAACATCCGACGGATCGTGGAAGCGTTGAACCAATACCACGACAATCATGGATCGTTTCCACCAGCATACTTTACCGATGCGAAAGGAAAGCCGATTCATTCGTGGCGGGTTATGATCTTACCGGAACTGGGGCGTAACGATCTTTATCGCCGCTACAACTTTGACGAGCCCTGGGATTCTCCAATCAACTTGACGGTGATGCAGGAAATGCCCGACGTTTACACCTCGTACGGTGCCGGGGAAACACTGGGTACCGGAACCACACACATGGCGGCCGTGGTTGGTAGGTCCACGATGTTTCCTCACGCGAAGTCTGTGAATCGCGATCAGATCAGCGACTCGTATGATACGGTTCTCGCGATCGTCGAAGTCCAAGGCATCGGATTCGACTGGACCGATCCGCGCGAGGACTATGATATCGACAAACCTCAAAGTACGCTCATCATCAACGATCAGGTAACCAGTGGCACGCCGTTGCCCCCCTCCACTCTGACCGGCAACGTTGGGATGCTTAGCGAGGATACCTACCATCTTCCCAATTCAGTCTCGTCGGGAACCATGCGGGATATGGCGACCCGTTCGGGCGGAGTGCCCGTTCCTATCAGCGATTTGCAGCCTCTTGGCCCCTAGCTGGATACGCCCGCGCCGCTACATGCGGAACGACTGGCAAGACCCATACGATCGGCACAGATTGCCAGCCTTCGCTGACGCGTACCATAGGGGCGACCCCGTCAAGCGGCCCATCGGAATGACCGATAGACTCTCTGTCGTGTTCTTCAGTTGGGAAAGGAATGTTCATGGTTGCCAAATTTCGCTTGCTCGCTGTCACGGCTGGCGTGTTGGCAACGATGCTGTCATTCGAACAGATTTCGCTGCAAGCTCAGCCCGCCGAACGCCCTACATCTCCGCGGCCGAAAGGCGACCCCATTCTGGTACGTCAAACGGAGTTTGGGATTCCCTTTAAGGTGGATGCCCCAAACGAAACGCCTCAAGTGCAGCTGATGGTCTCGAACGACCGTGGTGCGAACTGGATTGGATATCAGCGGCAATCATCTCGCCAGGACCGATTCGTCTTTCAAGCTCGCAACGACGGGGAATACTGGTTCGCGATTCGCACCTTCGACGCCTCTGGCCGGGCAACTGATAGCTCTGCCTTCTTCCAGCCCGAACTGAAGGTCGCGGTCGATACCCAAACGCCGACGGTAACGCTAGATGTGCAAGCACTCGAATCAGGTGAGGTGATCGCCAAGTGGGCCGTCAAGGACCCGGCGATCGATCCGCAGCAGATTCACCTTAGCTATCAGACTTCTGCCTCCAGCCCTTACCAACACGTGAAGGTCGACGCCACCAAGGCGTATCAAGCAAACGGTCTGATCGCCGGGGAAACACGTTGGTTTCCTCTGGCAACCGAACGGGTGATGCTCGTCCGTTTGGAAGCGTACGACCGCGCTGGTAATGCCGGTGCCGCCCAGCAGTCGCTTTCCGTTCCCCTGGTTGCCCAGCGTCCAAACTGGAACGGAGTGCCACGACAAGTCCCGGGAACTGCCGGTGGCGACCCGAACTCGCTCAACGGTGGCAACGTGCCAGTCGATCCGTTTCAACAACGTCGTATCGAAACACCCCAACCGCCGAAACAAGCGGTTCCTTGGCCGACGAACAACACCATGACTCCCCCCCAGAGTCAATCAACGAGTCCAACACAGCCTGCTCCATCGACTTTCGCTCAGCAAGAGCAACAGCCGCCAGCACCAGGACTCGATTCACCGTTCCGTCCGGCGAACATGAAGATGGAGCCACCCGTCGCGAATTCAAGTGATCCCAACTTGCGTCCACAACAACCCAAGGACCGACACGTCGGCCTCCCTCCAGGCGTCCAACCGCAATCGATCAACACCAAAGGCTTCGCTCTGAACTATGGTGTCGAAACCGTCGGACCTTCCGGTATCGGCCAGATCGAACTATGGGTAACTCGCGACGCCGGCGAAACTTGGGAACCAGGGGGGGTCGATCCAGACCGCGAAAGTCCGTTTGACGTGGCAGTGCAATCGGAAGGGATCTACGGGTTCCGTATCGTGGTAGAAGGAGGCAATGGGCTCACCGGTCGTCGTCCGCAACCAGGCGACCTGGCCGATATCTGGGTGAATGTCGATCTCAGCAAACCAGTCGCAACAATAACCAATGTGATTTACGGCGAAGGGCCGAACGTGGGGCACTTGGACATCAGCTGGACCGCCACCGATGCATTTCTCGCCGAACGTCCAATCTCGCTGTACTACGGATCTTCAGCAGATGGCCCCTGGAAGCCGATCGCCGAGGAAATCGCCAACTCTGGTAAGTTTATCTGGAAGATCACTCCCGAAGTTCCGGCGGACATCTTCTTGAAGGCCACCGCAACCGATAAGGCGGGTAACATAGGCGAATACGTACTGAAACGAGCGATCGCCAACGATGGCTTAGTTCCCCGTGGGCAGATTCGCTCGCTTCGGCCTCTCAAACCGCTGAATGACCAAGCCGGAATGCCGGTAACCGTACGCTAGAGGCGGTAGGCAATTGGCCCGGAGCATAGTACGCTGAGGCCATGTCAAATACGGTTCATGCTTTCGATTTTCTGTCTGCCGAAGACACGCCGGTCCCATCCGTGTGTATCGTATTCGGACGCGATCCATTCCTGCGCGGTTTGGTTACGGAAAAGGTGAGATCGACCGTACTGGGCGAAGACCGAGATATCCCCTACGGAAAACTCTCTGGTAACTTGGTCACGTGGGTTGATGTAGCGGACGAAGTCTCTACGGTCAGCCTGTTTGGCAGTTCAGGGCGACGTTTAGCCGTGGTCGAAGATGCCGATCCGTTCGTCACTCGCTACCGGGACGAACTCGAGGGCTTCCTGGAAAAGAAACGTCCTGGTGGGGTCCTCGTCCTGCAAGTCGAGAAATGGGCCGCCAATACTCGGCTTTACAAGAAGTGCGATGGAGTTGGATTGCAGATTCAGTGCAATCCTCCTGAGAAAAAGAGCGGTAAGAAGTCGTCGCTCGATCTCGATGCTTTAACCAAGTGGTTTACCCAGCGAGCCAAGGCCGAGCACGACACGAAGATCTCAGCCGGCGCGGCCCGACTTCTCGTTGACATGCTGGGAACCGAGCTCGGTCTGATCGATCAGGAAGTCGCTCGTTTGTCGCTGTTCGTCGAGACCGGTGAAACGATTGACGAAGATCTCGTCCGCGAGCAAGTTCATGGCGGCCAGTTGCAAGAAATCTGGCATTTGGTCGATGCGGCCGTGGAAGGCAATACGGCCGATGCCCTCCAGCAACTCGATCGACTCTTCCAATCGGGCGATCGCCCCCAAAAGCTTTTTGGGCAAATCGCTTGGAGCCTGCGTCGATTTGCGGCGGCTACCCGAATTTACCAACGTGGAAGACGTCGCGGAGATGCCGTCAGCTTGCGCGATGCTCTGAAGGAAGCTGGCTTCCCGAATTGGCCCAAAGCTTTGGAAGAAGCCCAAAAGCGTCTTTTGGCCCTCGGACAGATTCGTGGTGGGCGTCTCTATCGTCAGCTGCTAGAGCTCGACATGTCGCTTAAAGGAAGCCACTCGCAGGAAGCTCGCGGGCGTTTGGCCCTCGAGAAGTTGATCGTCTCCTTCTCGAAGGCGATGGATCCTCCCCGAGCTAGCACGACGCGAAACTAGCATCACTGGGCCCCATTAGCCAATCAGTGCTATCACTCGACCGATAAACCTGCGTCGGTATCTCTTGCTTCAAACTTGAGCTTTCCCTAACATCCGCCGGACCGTTTCTTGGAAGAAGGCTGCGCAAGCGCGCCATCAACGGAAGCCCAGGCGTATGAAGTCGAAGATTTACCTATCGAGCATCATCTCGTTCACAGTTCTCATGACCGGTTGCATGAGTGGTTGGGGGCGTGAGGCTAAAGAACCGAGTTCGCTGAACAACTATCTCAATCAGCAAACTGCCGAGAACAGCAAACCAAACACCACGACGATTGCCTCGGCCAAAACGACGCCCGCTAAAAATGCGCTCGTCGAGTCGGAATCGGCCGCGGATAGCCTCTCGAAAAAGCTGGCGGCAAGGTTGGAAGAAGCGAAGAAGCTCGATGCCCAGAAGCCTGCGGACGGCCCTTCTTACGCAGCTCGCGTAGAAGCGTTAAGCCTACCAGAGGCTGAAAAAGAGCAAATCATGAAAGAGTTTGCTTCGGCTAGTGATAGCCAATGGGAAGAGCTGCTCTCGACACTTGAAACCATGTTTGGTCCTCAACAGACGGCAACCACCGAAACACCGTTCGCGAAGCCAGAATCAAAAGAAGCGGACATGCTTCAGTCGTACGCCTCGAAGCTGGTCGAGCGGCACCTCGAACCATCGTCAAACGTTCGACCGACTTCGGATCAACCGCAGCGTTTGCCGTCGACCAACATGCACCAGGATACTTCCCATCTAGCATCGGCCGATCCTAACTTGTACCCCAAGACAATCGATCTGGAACGCGGTCGGACGTCGCCCGCAGCGCGTGCGACCGCTCAACCACGCCAAGTTGTTCGAGAAGATACCCAAGTTCAACTAGCCACCTACGTCCCGGAAATGGATACCCAAGCGAGCGGTCTCTATCCCGAGGACCTCCAAGCGGAAGACTACCGTGAGTTGCGTCACGATCCGAAACGTCTACCCAACAAGAAAGCGGGCCCCAAAAATCCAACCGAGGAAGCAGAATCGCTCGATCAACTTTCCAAGCAAGAATATCAAGTCCTAGAGATCTTGTGGCAACGTGGTCAGGTATCGTTGGAAGCGATGCACAATGAATTAGTATCAGCGTCATCGTCCGATGAATCCCGACGCTCGCCTGATCCCTCCCTGCTCAGCATCGATGAACTACACACCATCTTGTTCGACTTGAAGGAACGAGGTTGGGTCGCTGATACGCGCCGTGGCAACACGATCGTGTACTGGGCAGCTCGAAACCAACCCGAATTGAATTCTGGCGACTGGGAGCAGTTGTTGGATCAGACGATTGTTAAGCTGGAGCAACTTGCAAACAATGGCCGACTCTCCAGCGAAGAGCGAACCATCGCTCAACTTCGCTTGCGAATGCTGTACTTGGCAGCCGATCGCAAGACCGAAGCGATGGAGAAGGTCGAAGGGCTGACCTCCGAAGAACAAGAGGTTTGGAGCAACACACTATTCGGCCTCTCCGACTACATGAACGTGAAGGACATCCCAGTCAATCGCCGCCACGCGTTGGCATTGGGATCGTTCCGTCGCGTGATGACTCAACTGGAATCGGCCAGCCCGCTGCAACTTCAGAATCTCGAGTTCATCCAAAGCGTCGAAAGCTTCGGCCAATTTCAAGCATTCGCCTCACACGATTTCCAACCCGGGCAAGAGGTCCTGCTGTACGTCGAGATCGACAACTTCAGCTCACGTGACATCGGTGGCCAGTTTGAAACTGTCCTCCAGAGCAACTACGAAATATATGACCAGAGCGGTCGACGCATCGATGCTCGACAATTCCCGGAAGTGAAAGATACCTGCCGCGTTCGTCGACGGGACTTTTATGTTCCCTTCCGTATTTACATGCCCGAGAATATTTCTGCCGGTACCTATCGGTTAGAATTGACGGTACGTGATCAGGCCGCTGATGAGTTTGGCCAGGCATCGATCGAATTTCGGATCAAGTAGGAGGAGCGATGAGCGTGTATGACGTTGCCGTGATCGGAACCGGCGGCGTCGGGAGCGCGGCCCTCTATCACTTGGCTAAGTCGGGTGCGAGCGTGATCGGCATCGACCAGTTCGCTCCGCCCCATGATCGCGGCAGCTCGCACGGCGATACCCGCGTCATCCGCATGGCTTACTTCGAGCATCCGGACTACGTTCCCCTGCTGCGACAAGCGTACCAAAACTGGCATACACTGGAAGAAGTTTCCGGCACGCAGCTCTATTTCCCGGCCGGTGTCCTTCAAATTGGTCCCGAACAAGGGGAAGTGATCGCTGGCATTCGCCAAAGTGCGGCGGCCCACAATCTTGCAATCGAGTCATTCACCGAGAATGAAATCCCGCAGACATTTGCCGGCGTGATCCCACCCACGAATTGCGTAGGCATCTTGGAACGCGATGCGGGCTACTTATTGGTGTCTGACTGCATTTCTGCTTATCTGACTGCTGCCGCGAAACATGGCGCGATACTACAAGCCAACACCGTAGTCGAGTCGTGGCAAGATCGTGATGGCACATTCGAAGTGCAAACAAGTGGGGAGACCTTGTACGTGAAGCAGTTGGTTATCTGCGGGGGTGCTTGGGCTTCCCAGCTAGTCCATGACTTAGGGGTTCCGCTTACCATTCTTCGCAAACATCTTTACTGGTACGAGAACGACTTCCCTGCCTATACCCGTGCGGGGAAGTTTCCGGTGTTTCTGATGGAAACGCCGACAGGCATCTTTTATGGCTTTCCCCAACTCGACTCACAGGGAGTAAAACTCGCCCGTCACGATGGAGGCGAATCGATCGCAGATGCTGGCCACCATTCGCAGCAGCAAGATCTCGACGATCAAACACTCATCGAAGGCTTCACATCGGCTTGTCTTCCGCAGCTTTCGCATCGTCTTACTCGCCATGCCGCTTGCATGTATACGATGACGCCTGATCAGCACTTCTTGGTAGGAACACATCCCGTTCACCGCGGCTTACACTTTGCCAGCGGCCTATCTGGGCACGGTTTTAAGTTTGCTTCCGCCCTGGGCGAGATCTTGGCCGAACTGGCCACCACCGGACAAACCACCGCACCGACCGAGTTCCTGGCCCCGACTCGTTTCTCCTAATTCATCCGACATGCCTTTCTCGGCGACCTAGAGTTGCGTACACATCCCATCGCGCACGCGCGCAGCGTGGGAGCAATCGATACAACCGCTCTAATCTGCCTTCGGAAGTCATCATGAGCCAGCTTCAGTTGCCTCATCAAGCTAGTCAGTACATCAACCTGCTTCGCAGCCAGTGGAAGATTTGGATTCCCTTGTCGGTAGCTGGGTTCCTCTTGGCGGCAACATACGCCTTAGTGAAACCCGATGAATGGCAAGCGACTCAGTCCATGATTCTGCGTGACGAGGCGGCCGGCCAACTGAGTGGTCAGGGACGTTTCGATAGTTTGGACACAATGAAGGCCGCGCAAGAGATGGTGGTCGAAGTGGCCCGAAATCAAGCGGTACTGGAAGCTACTCTGGAAGAAGTTGGCCCGCCACCGGGTGCCTCGAAACGAACCAAGTGGCCCACTCTCACCGATATCGAATCGCTTCGTCGAAATGTTGAAGTCAGCCCACCCAACGGAGCCGAGTTCGGCACGACCGAAGTGTTGCATCTGACCGTGAACGCCGAGTATCGTGACCGCGCCGTCTTGTTGGCAGAGACACTCTACAAACAAATCGATAAGCGTTTGAAAGACATCCGCAATCGTCGTGCAAACAGCGTGATCAAGGAATTGGAAGACGCCGAACAACTCGCCCAAAAGGAACTCGCTCGCGCCACAGCCGCATTGAAAGCTCAGGAAACCAAAGTCGGTAGCGACCTGGGTGAACTTCGCAGCCTGAACGATGCCAACTCGGGCGATGGCAACTTGCGAAACGCCTGGAATCAGATCAAACGCCAGATTCGTGACGGTGAATCGGAGTTGGCATTGCTGCAGGAACAATTGAAGATCCTGAAGTCGGCACAAAACGATCCTGACAATCTCATCGCCACACCCAATCAACTGTTGGAAAGCCAACCTGCCCTACGACGCTTGAAAGATGGTTTGGTCGATGCTCAGCTTCGCACCTCAGAACTGCAAGGCAAAATGAGCAACGATCATCCACAAGTTCAATCGGCAATCGCCGCCGAAGAAGAGGTGCGACAGAAGCTACGAAGCGAACTAGCGCTTGCGATCCGTGGCCTAGACGCCGACATCCGCGTGCAGCGAACCAAGATGAGTTCGTTCGAGAAACAGGAGAAGCAAGTCCGCGAACGCCTCGATTCGCTCGCTTCGATCCGGGCTCCCTACGCGAACCTGGTCGCCGATGTCGACAAGTGCACATTGGTGCTGCGTGACGCCCACGAGAAACTAGCCGATGCCAAAGCGAACAAACTTGCTTCGGAAACATCGAGCCTAATCACCCGCATCGACGCCCCGACAATCGGTGAGTATCCAGTTGGCCCAGGCAAAACGGTGATCGCCGCTGGTGGACTCATCGGAGGAATGGCTTTAGGGATTGGTGTGATCGTTCTTTTAGCACCAACGCCTGGAGGTAATGGCCGTCGTTGGAGCGATCGGCTGTGGGGTCGTCGTTCGACCGACACAAGCGAAGCTCCCAGCGCAGGCGATCGACGCTCGACAGAGAACTCGCAGGCACCTGCCAGCGGACGAGGGCGTCGTGCTTCCGATCAGCCCCCAGTTCCGCCGATCATCTACCCGGAAATCGACCGCCGTAGCGGCTTCGACCGGCGCAGTGAAGTCACGCCGGGCGACCGCCGAGCCACTTGAGTCTGATAGACGCTTACTTCAAGTCGTAATCCGACGGCTTCTTACCCTTCTGGAAGCCGTTGAACCCGTAAAAGCTAGGTTCGTATTCGCCAACTACATCGACGTTCAGATCAGGCGTGATCTTGTCGTCCATGCCTAACAGGTCGAACACGGAATTGACGATCAATCGACGTCCATCTTCATTCGCAAAATCGATCGCACTGCCGAAAGTGCTGCAAACGGATGTCCCCTGCTTGCCACCATCGAGTTGGTAAGGCATTTTCCAGACGATGGGCATCATCGGATCGTTTTTCTTGCCTTCAACAGGCTTGTCGTCTGGTTTCATTCCGGTGAGGACGGAACCATAAATCAACACCTCGGCATCGGCTGGTAACTTGCGAATACCATAGACGTCGGTTGGCCCCCACAAATCGTCGACCCCACGCAGGATCGGACTGTCCTTGTATTCTTCGTTGATCACGCCGCGAGTGCTTTCGGCTTTGTGATGGCCGTGATGGCTCACCCATGTTTCACCCAACACCTTCTTGCCAAAGCCGCCATTCTTCCGCCAGTCGTAATGGGCGTAAGCGCTTTCGCCTGACATGTTGAACGCGTGGGTTGACGTGCGGATGCCGATGATCGGCTTGCCTGCCTTCAAGTAGTCGTCGATCACCTTCATGTCTTTATCAGGCAGATTACGAAAGCGCGTCATCAGAATGACCAAGTCAGCCGAATCGACGCTTTCGATGCCCGGTATATTCACCTGATTGTTGGGATCGATCTCGCCCGTTTCCGGATTAATTGAAAACAACACGGTGCACTTGAAGCCAAAATGCTTCGACAAGATCTTCGCCAACATCGGCAACGCTTCTTCCGAGCGATATTCTTCGTCCCCACTGATCAGGACAATCGACTTTCCTTCCCCAGGGCCTTTGCCCCCTTCGAATGTCAACCACGAGTCGTCAGCGTTAATAAACGATACGGGCATCGCGATCATGGCAATGAAAAGAAGCCAAAGAATTTTAGATTTCATGAGCTTTTCCAGGGGTGGTAAGTAAAGGTGGGAAGTTCTCTGTAGCTTCGTTTATAATCGAAACCACCTTCAATTTCATCGCTCCTCCCTCCCCTTCCCTCTATTTCCTCGTAAGGTCTCGCGATGCCCTTCAGTCGACACCTACTATCCTGCCTGATTGCCTTAACGTTCCTAGCACAATCGGTGTGGGCCGAGGCCCCACGCGTGCTTGATCCGCGACTGAAGCTAGAACTGATCGCCGAACATCCACAAATTGTCACTCCTATCGGAATCGCCTTTGCATCCGATGGAGATCTGCTGGTGATCGAGTCGCATACCCATCACCGACAGAACGATTATCAGGGTCCACCAAAGGATCGGATTCGTCGATATTCCGATACGAATGACGATGGCAAGTTTGACACATGGAGTACTTTCTACGAAGGGACCGAAGCGACCATGAGTCTGCGTACAGCAGATGATGGTTCCATCTACGTTGCCACGCGCATGGAGATCTTCCGGCTACGCGACACCAACGGTGATAAGGTCGCGGATCAGCGAGACGAGATCGCTCATCTGGAAACCGAAGGGCGATATCCTCACAACGGGTTGGCCGGTTTGGCTTTTGGCCCCGATGGGCTGCTTTACTTTGGGCTAGGTGAAAACCTAGGCGAGCCCTATACCATCGTTGCCAGCGATGGAAGCAAAATTGCTGGTGGAGGCGAAGGAGGCACGATTTACCACTGCCAAATGGATGGTAGTAACCTGAAACGTATGGCGACCGGTGTGTGGAATCCGTTTGGAATGATCTTCGATCCAGTAGGTCGTTTGTTCATGGTCGACAACGATCCCGATAGCCGACCACCATGCCGCTTGCTGCAAATTGTTCCGGGTGGTGATTACGGCTACCAGTTTCGTTATGGGCGAACGGGGGTTCACCCGCTTCAAGCGTGGAACGGAGAGTTGCCTGGTACGCTGCCTATGGTGGCTGGTACTGGGGAAGCCCCGAGCGGAATTGTTTGGTACGAAGGCGAACTGTGGGGAACCAGCTGGGGCGATCATCGCATCGAGACTTTCCGACTCGGACACAACGGTGCCGGAGTCCAGGCGACCGCACAAACCGTCGTGCAAGGCGATCACAACTTTCGGCCCGTCGACTTTGCCATCGCTCCGGATGGTTCGCTCTATTTCACGGATTGGGTCGACCGAAGCTACCCCGTGCATGGCATGGGTCGCATTTGGCGACTGTCGTGGAAAGAGCACCCCACGCAAGACAAACCACTCCCGCTATCGGAAGCCGAGCTACAAGCTGCCAAGCTGCGCACCAGTTCTCCTTCAGTTGATAGCCTCGATGCGGAAGATCCGTTCCTTCGACAAGCTGCCGTCTATGGACTTTCCCGACAAACACAGCGTCTGAAGGATATCGACCTGTTCAACAAGACAACCGGATCGCAGCGGGCCGGGATTCTCGAGGCAATGCGTTGGGCGAACGAGCGACAATTCCCGATTGATCGCCCGGAGATGCTCAAGGAAGCACTTAACGATCAGCACGACGAAGTCCGCATCTTCGCAATGCGTTGGATTGCCGATTTAACGCTGACAGATTATTTGCCGCAATTGAAGAAACGACTCAAATCCAATTCACCGACGATACGCGAGCTCCCCGTTCTGCTGAGTGCGATTGCCTGGTTGGAGTCAGGCAGTGTGGGTGGCGGTAAGGATATCGTCCAACAGCGCATCCTGGTCGATATCATCACGGATGCGTCGCAATCTGCAGAGCTACGTACCATTGCACTGCGATTAATCGAACCGCGAAGCGAGCAACTGAAATCAGAACAGCTTCAAACCATGATCGATTCCCCGCATTTGGAGCTGGCTAAGCAAGCAATGCGAACGCTCTACCTTCGCGGCGGCGAGTTTGCGGAAAAAGTGGCCATGGACGTCGCGGCAGATACTTCGCGGGACGCATCACTGCGTGCCTGGGCGGTTGTCGCGTTGTCAGACCATGCCGACCAACATCAAGCTATTCTGGCAAAGCTGGCAGAAGATCCCGACGCGACCGTTCGCCAGGAAGCGGAGCGAACATTGCGTGTCGAAACCATCGCCGAGCCACTTCCACCGACCGACCT
The Blastopirellula marina genome window above contains:
- a CDS encoding bifunctional 4-hydroxy-2-oxoglutarate aldolase/2-dehydro-3-deoxy-phosphogluconate aldolase, producing MSRETTVQNIANVGIVAVIRADNGEVLADVTEALVAGGVTAIEVTFTVPKAHKVLEYVADRFGDKIQLGAGTVLDAETARIAILAGAEFIVAPIVDIPTIEISHRYDKAMMPGALTPTEVVKAWQAGADVVKIFPSDLTGPGYLKALKGPLPQIRMMPTGGVNLDTANAFLKAGACALGVGGSLVEKSAIASGNMDRIRDLAKQYVDIVQQFRAD
- a CDS encoding DUF1559 domain-containing protein — its product is MKVLDRYAGETGPCAVCAKTITIPPRSQSSDPSNSSPAPHDVEKDTAGVPLGTLVGLLGGSVLCFAVIFLAVVVVVRVAIPAANQLRLTRMHESSQDNIRRIVEALNQYHDNHGSFPPAYFTDAKGKPIHSWRVMILPELGRNDLYRRYNFDEPWDSPINLTVMQEMPDVYTSYGAGETLGTGTTHMAAVVGRSTMFPHAKSVNRDQISDSYDTVLAIVEVQGIGFDWTDPREDYDIDKPQSTLIINDQVTSGTPLPPSTLTGNVGMLSEDTYHLPNSVSSGTMRDMATRSGGVPVPISDLQPLGP
- the holA gene encoding DNA polymerase III subunit delta; translation: MSNTVHAFDFLSAEDTPVPSVCIVFGRDPFLRGLVTEKVRSTVLGEDRDIPYGKLSGNLVTWVDVADEVSTVSLFGSSGRRLAVVEDADPFVTRYRDELEGFLEKKRPGGVLVLQVEKWAANTRLYKKCDGVGLQIQCNPPEKKSGKKSSLDLDALTKWFTQRAKAEHDTKISAGAARLLVDMLGTELGLIDQEVARLSLFVETGETIDEDLVREQVHGGQLQEIWHLVDAAVEGNTADALQQLDRLFQSGDRPQKLFGQIAWSLRRFAAATRIYQRGRRRGDAVSLRDALKEAGFPNWPKALEEAQKRLLALGQIRGGRLYRQLLELDMSLKGSHSQEARGRLALEKLIVSFSKAMDPPRASTTRN
- a CDS encoding BlaI/MecI/CopY family transcriptional regulator, encoding MKSKIYLSSIISFTVLMTGCMSGWGREAKEPSSLNNYLNQQTAENSKPNTTTIASAKTTPAKNALVESESAADSLSKKLAARLEEAKKLDAQKPADGPSYAARVEALSLPEAEKEQIMKEFASASDSQWEELLSTLETMFGPQQTATTETPFAKPESKEADMLQSYASKLVERHLEPSSNVRPTSDQPQRLPSTNMHQDTSHLASADPNLYPKTIDLERGRTSPAARATAQPRQVVREDTQVQLATYVPEMDTQASGLYPEDLQAEDYRELRHDPKRLPNKKAGPKNPTEEAESLDQLSKQEYQVLEILWQRGQVSLEAMHNELVSASSSDESRRSPDPSLLSIDELHTILFDLKERGWVADTRRGNTIVYWAARNQPELNSGDWEQLLDQTIVKLEQLANNGRLSSEERTIAQLRLRMLYLAADRKTEAMEKVEGLTSEEQEVWSNTLFGLSDYMNVKDIPVNRRHALALGSFRRVMTQLESASPLQLQNLEFIQSVESFGQFQAFASHDFQPGQEVLLYVEIDNFSSRDIGGQFETVLQSNYEIYDQSGRRIDARQFPEVKDTCRVRRRDFYVPFRIYMPENISAGTYRLELTVRDQAADEFGQASIEFRIK
- the solA gene encoding N-methyl-L-tryptophan oxidase, translated to MSVYDVAVIGTGGVGSAALYHLAKSGASVIGIDQFAPPHDRGSSHGDTRVIRMAYFEHPDYVPLLRQAYQNWHTLEEVSGTQLYFPAGVLQIGPEQGEVIAGIRQSAAAHNLAIESFTENEIPQTFAGVIPPTNCVGILERDAGYLLVSDCISAYLTAAAKHGAILQANTVVESWQDRDGTFEVQTSGETLYVKQLVICGGAWASQLVHDLGVPLTILRKHLYWYENDFPAYTRAGKFPVFLMETPTGIFYGFPQLDSQGVKLARHDGGESIADAGHHSQQQDLDDQTLIEGFTSACLPQLSHRLTRHAACMYTMTPDQHFLVGTHPVHRGLHFASGLSGHGFKFASALGEILAELATTGQTTAPTEFLAPTRFS